The proteins below come from a single Rhodohalobacter sp. SW132 genomic window:
- the dtd gene encoding D-aminoacyl-tRNA deacylase, with translation MRIVIQRVKSASVDVNGSTVGKIQRGLLLLAGIHETDSKEEVDWCCRKIRKLRIFEDEDGKMNRSVTDIGGGLLVISQFTLYGNTQKGNRPSFIEAAKPDLAEPLYDYMVDTLKKDFDGLVETGTFGAMMDVSLINDGPVTLVMER, from the coding sequence ATGAGAATTGTGATTCAGAGAGTGAAATCTGCGTCGGTTGATGTAAATGGTTCAACAGTTGGCAAGATTCAACGCGGCCTTTTACTTCTTGCAGGCATCCACGAAACAGATTCTAAAGAAGAAGTAGACTGGTGCTGCAGAAAGATTCGTAAGCTAAGAATTTTTGAGGATGAGGATGGAAAAATGAATCGATCGGTCACCGATATCGGGGGCGGATTGCTCGTTATTTCGCAGTTTACACTGTATGGGAATACTCAAAAAGGGAATCGGCCCAGTTTTATAGAGGCTGCAAAGCCGGACCTGGCTGAACCGCTTTATGATTACATGGTTGATACACTCAAGAAAGATTTTGATGGTCTGGTTGAAACCGGAACTTTCGGAGCCATGATGGATGTGTCGCTGATTAACGACGGCCCCGTAACCTTGGTGATGGAGCGCTGA
- the ruvA gene encoding Holliday junction branch migration protein RuvA, giving the protein MIAYLKGTLHQKQNEQLIIDVSGVGYMVGISTQTLETLPERGEQIQLMIYHHIIDSDQRLFGFTSQKEKNLFERLITVKGIGPKLGLTILSGMPAADLIEAIVTQNTTALSGISGIGKKTAQRMVLELKDKLFDESEPSIVSEDGQKLDRKEEAVSALLALGFKKQNARKIVGSIIAENPKSDVSDIVKRALSEIKR; this is encoded by the coding sequence ATGATTGCATACCTCAAAGGAACCCTTCATCAAAAACAGAATGAACAGCTGATTATTGATGTATCGGGTGTTGGATATATGGTTGGCATCTCCACACAAACGCTGGAAACACTGCCGGAGCGGGGTGAGCAGATTCAATTGATGATTTATCATCACATCATAGATAGTGATCAGCGGCTGTTTGGGTTTACATCACAAAAAGAGAAAAACCTTTTTGAACGGCTGATTACGGTAAAAGGAATCGGTCCAAAACTGGGGTTGACGATTTTAAGCGGAATGCCGGCCGCCGATTTGATTGAAGCGATTGTTACGCAAAACACAACGGCGCTATCGGGAATTTCGGGGATCGGCAAGAAAACGGCCCAGAGAATGGTGCTCGAGCTGAAGGATAAACTGTTTGATGAGTCGGAGCCTTCAATTGTATCGGAAGACGGCCAGAAACTCGACCGCAAAGAGGAGGCGGTTTCAGCACTGCTTGCGCTCGGATTTAAAAAGCAGAATGCCCGAAAAATTGTGGGGTCTATCATTGCAGAAAACCCAAAGTCAGACGTTTCTGATATTGTGAAGCGTGCGTTGAGCGAAATAAAACGGTAA
- the trmD gene encoding tRNA (guanosine(37)-N1)-methyltransferase TrmD, with translation MRIDIISGVPDLLHSPLDHSIVGRARNDGHVDIHVHDLRDYSEDKHLKIDDYPYGGGAGMVLSPQPIFSCIEKLKSEREYDEIIFTAPGGETFEQSHANRLSIKMNIIILCGHYKGVDQRVRDQLITAEFSIGDYVLSGGELPALVMTDAIVRLIPGVLGDAESALSDSFQNELLEGPIYTRPAEFRGLKVPDVLRSGDHKKIEQWRMDQSIKQTKERRPDLYKKFDKNN, from the coding sequence ATGCGAATCGACATTATATCCGGTGTACCTGATCTTCTGCACAGCCCGCTCGATCACAGTATTGTGGGCAGGGCCCGAAATGACGGCCATGTAGATATTCACGTTCACGATCTGAGAGATTATTCTGAGGATAAACATCTTAAAATTGATGACTATCCTTATGGTGGCGGAGCCGGAATGGTACTCTCCCCCCAGCCGATTTTCTCTTGTATTGAAAAACTGAAAAGTGAACGTGAGTATGACGAGATCATCTTTACAGCGCCCGGCGGAGAAACGTTTGAGCAATCACATGCCAACCGGCTCTCCATCAAAATGAACATTATAATTCTTTGCGGGCACTACAAAGGTGTGGATCAGCGGGTGAGGGATCAGCTCATTACAGCCGAATTCTCTATCGGGGATTATGTGTTGTCGGGCGGTGAACTCCCGGCACTGGTAATGACAGATGCGATTGTGAGGTTAATTCCCGGTGTGCTGGGTGATGCCGAAAGCGCCCTTTCCGATTCATTTCAGAATGAACTGCTGGAAGGTCCCATCTACACACGGCCGGCTGAATTCCGCGGACTTAAAGTTCCGGACGTACTCCGGTCCGGTGATCATAAAAAAATTGAACAGTGGAGAATGGATCAGTCGATCAAGCAAACGAAAGAACGAAGACCTGATCTTTACAAAAAATTTGATAAGAATAACTAA
- the rplS gene encoding 50S ribosomal protein L19, with the protein MDKLRLIEQTVMRDDLPEFVAGDTVNVHYRVREGEKERIQQYVGVVINERGSGANKTFTVRKISGSVGVERIFPLYSPFIAKIEVKKRGSVRRSKLFYLRERTGKSARIREKKAVEAPKEKN; encoded by the coding sequence ATGGATAAATTAAGATTAATAGAACAAACCGTGATGCGTGATGACCTGCCTGAATTTGTTGCAGGGGATACCGTGAATGTTCACTATCGTGTTCGTGAAGGTGAAAAAGAGCGTATACAGCAGTATGTAGGCGTTGTAATTAATGAACGCGGAAGCGGTGCAAACAAAACGTTTACTGTTCGCAAAATATCGGGTAGTGTGGGTGTTGAACGTATCTTTCCGCTCTATTCACCTTTCATCGCAAAGATTGAAGTGAAAAAGCGCGGAAGTGTTCGCCGTTCCAAACTCTTTTATCTGCGAGAGCGTACTGGTAAATCTGCCCGTATCCGCGAGAAAAAAGCTGTGGAAGCTCCAAAGGAAAAAAATTAA
- the rpsP gene encoding 30S ribosomal protein S16 translates to MITLRLQRKGRKKRPFYHIVVADSRAPRDGRIIEKLGRFDNVSENKELTYDEERVIHWLKTGAQPSHTVRNILKKEGIMYKMHLIRWGKSEEEIEAALTEWKEAREEKSGEKEISRKAQQKELLKAEEKEYKKQVEEKAAAAAKELERKKAEEAQAKEEAEKAAAEEEKEEKSEAKAEEEPSEEKEEVKADKPAEEESAKAETEEVKAKEEEPAKAEEKAEAKEETPKEEKKEEAPAEAKEETKDKPEAEAEEEKKAEEPEEEPKAEAKEKEEPAGEKAEASEEKEDKKQVSTDMNANEAIDHIKDTPLEDLEGFVPEDEDRVTVQRAWESKQSDED, encoded by the coding sequence TTGATTACGTTACGTCTACAAAGAAAAGGAAGAAAGAAGAGGCCATTTTACCACATCGTGGTAGCTGACAGCCGTGCACCGCGTGATGGACGCATAATTGAAAAGCTCGGACGTTTTGATAACGTCAGTGAGAACAAAGAGCTCACATATGATGAAGAGCGCGTCATTCACTGGCTGAAAACAGGCGCACAGCCCAGCCACACCGTCAGAAATATCCTCAAAAAAGAGGGTATCATGTACAAAATGCACCTGATCCGATGGGGCAAGAGCGAAGAAGAAATTGAAGCCGCTCTAACAGAATGGAAAGAAGCACGGGAAGAAAAATCCGGCGAGAAAGAGATCAGCCGTAAAGCGCAGCAAAAAGAGTTGCTGAAAGCGGAAGAAAAAGAGTACAAAAAGCAGGTAGAAGAGAAAGCCGCCGCTGCCGCCAAAGAGCTCGAGCGAAAGAAAGCTGAAGAGGCACAAGCAAAAGAAGAAGCTGAAAAAGCTGCAGCTGAAGAGGAAAAGGAAGAAAAATCTGAAGCAAAAGCAGAGGAAGAGCCTTCTGAAGAAAAAGAGGAAGTGAAAGCTGATAAGCCGGCTGAAGAAGAATCCGCAAAGGCTGAAACTGAAGAAGTAAAAGCGAAAGAAGAAGAACCGGCAAAAGCGGAAGAAAAAGCCGAAGCGAAAGAAGAAACTCCTAAAGAGGAGAAAAAAGAAGAAGCACCGGCTGAGGCAAAAGAAGAAACAAAAGATAAACCTGAAGCAGAAGCTGAGGAAGAGAAAAAGGCAGAAGAGCCTGAAGAAGAACCCAAAGCTGAAGCAAAGGAAAAGGAAGAGCCTGCCGGGGAAAAAGCAGAAGCTTCTGAAGAGAAGGAAGATAAGAAGCAGGTTTCAACAGATATGAACGCCAACGAGGCGATTGATCATATTAAAGATACTCCGCTTGAAGATCTGGAAGGATTCGTACCTGAAGATGAAGACCGTGTTACCGTTCAGCGCGCATGGGAAAGCAAACAGTCTGACGAAGATTAA
- a CDS encoding adenylate kinase, which translates to MKLILFGPPGAGKGTQADKIKSHYDIPHLSTGNIFRYNIKNETELGKKVKSILDAGKLVPDETVVDLVVDEIQKPEYKNGYILDGFPRTIPQAEALDEYLASKETSIDLFLNLEVPEQELIDRILSRAEGRSDDTPEKIKTRLSVYHNETAPVLNHYEKKGKVQKIDGVGSIDDIFGRIKDALDEL; encoded by the coding sequence ATGAAATTAATTTTGTTTGGCCCTCCGGGCGCTGGAAAAGGTACACAGGCTGATAAAATCAAATCTCATTACGATATTCCCCATCTCTCAACCGGAAACATCTTTCGGTATAATATTAAAAATGAGACAGAGCTCGGTAAAAAGGTAAAATCGATCCTGGATGCCGGCAAGCTGGTGCCGGACGAAACGGTTGTAGACCTGGTTGTGGATGAAATTCAAAAGCCGGAATACAAAAACGGGTATATTCTCGACGGTTTTCCCCGAACCATCCCCCAGGCGGAAGCACTGGATGAGTATCTCGCCTCAAAAGAAACATCCATCGACCTGTTTCTGAATCTCGAAGTGCCCGAACAGGAACTGATTGATAGAATTCTTTCAAGAGCTGAAGGACGATCTGATGATACCCCTGAAAAGATTAAAACGCGCCTGAGCGTTTACCATAATGAAACTGCTCCCGTGCTCAATCACTATGAAAAAAAGGGAAAAGTTCAGAAGATAGATGGTGTTGGCTCGATTGATGATATTTTCGGGCGAATTAAAGATGCGCTGGATGAGCTTTGA
- a CDS encoding cell wall metabolism sensor histidine kinase WalK has product MSKIEISESLLSRFALKTAVAGLTGSLVIQFLLLRMATDLPIGVVFVYALFGALSLGLFLYGWSVCVYKKRVDMLHGIAKNITKKIFREYDNVSIQSRDEIDLLIKRLILASKTVEKEIMRLNKIENYRKEFIGDISHELKTPIFAIQGFIETLLNGAMDDPEVNEVFLQKAMKNVNRLTYLTKDLMEISRLETGELKTNVQDIYLRDLVFDVIENLQYKSQKEKVEIRVEPFDKNLQIKADRNQIKQVLINLVENAIKYNVQNGVVEIGTGPVKKEAGKILLYVKDSGIGIDPKDISRVTERFFRVDKSRSREKGGTGLGLSIVKHIIEAHGETLFITSGKGGSTFSFTLTRADHILDGDS; this is encoded by the coding sequence ATGAGTAAAATTGAAATCAGCGAATCACTGCTCTCCAGATTTGCACTGAAAACGGCAGTGGCTGGATTGACAGGCAGCCTGGTGATACAGTTTTTGCTTCTGCGAATGGCAACCGATTTGCCCATTGGGGTTGTTTTTGTATACGCTCTTTTCGGCGCCCTGTCGTTAGGCCTGTTTTTGTACGGCTGGTCAGTGTGTGTATACAAAAAGAGGGTGGATATGCTCCACGGCATCGCAAAAAACATCACCAAAAAAATATTTCGGGAATACGATAATGTGAGTATTCAGAGCCGGGATGAAATCGACCTGCTGATCAAACGGCTGATCCTGGCCAGCAAGACGGTTGAGAAAGAGATCATGCGGCTCAACAAAATTGAAAATTACCGAAAAGAATTTATCGGGGATATCTCACACGAGCTGAAAACCCCGATTTTTGCCATCCAGGGATTCATCGAAACACTGCTGAACGGTGCGATGGACGATCCCGAGGTGAACGAGGTATTTTTGCAGAAAGCGATGAAAAACGTCAACCGGCTCACCTATCTCACCAAAGACCTGATGGAAATTTCCAGGCTCGAAACCGGTGAACTGAAAACCAACGTTCAGGATATCTACCTGCGCGACCTGGTGTTTGATGTGATTGAAAACCTTCAGTATAAATCACAAAAAGAGAAAGTAGAAATTCGCGTTGAGCCGTTTGATAAGAATTTGCAGATCAAAGCGGATCGCAACCAGATCAAACAGGTGCTGATCAACCTGGTTGAGAATGCCATTAAATATAACGTGCAGAATGGTGTTGTAGAAATTGGTACAGGCCCGGTAAAAAAGGAGGCGGGGAAAATATTGTTGTACGTAAAAGATTCCGGCATCGGTATCGATCCAAAGGATATCAGCAGGGTGACCGAGCGGTTTTTCAGGGTTGATAAATCACGCTCGCGAGAAAAAGGCGGTACCGGACTGGGGCTTTCGATTGTAAAACATATCATAGAGGCGCACGGGGAGACACTTTTTATTACCAGCGGTAAAGGAGGATCAACGTTCAGCTTTACTCTCACCCGGGCGGATCATATACTGGATGGTGACTCTTGA
- a CDS encoding MBL fold metallo-hydrolase, with protein MMKCTFLGTGTSMGVPVAGGFGSERINGDPRNQRYRCSVWLETDQTSLIIDTGPEFRLQTIRSGVKKVDLVLITHEHMDHIAGLDDLRAYNYVQKSPIPLYTSARAAKSIRERFCYMFGENKYPGSTSIDIRETDQPFTFNELTITPLTYNHGSITVQGYRIGNFSYMTDVKTVPEETQKKITGSDVLVLSGLRWGPEHPTHLTIPEAVEFATKLNIPKTYLIHMNSYVDHKETNKKLPDHIRLAYDMLEVNIPASD; from the coding sequence GTAGCCGGCGGCTTTGGCAGTGAGCGAATCAACGGGGATCCCCGCAACCAGCGCTATCGCTGCTCCGTGTGGCTGGAAACGGATCAAACATCCCTCATCATCGATACGGGACCGGAATTCCGTCTGCAGACCATCCGCTCAGGTGTCAAAAAAGTAGACCTTGTTCTCATCACTCATGAGCATATGGATCATATCGCCGGTCTTGATGATCTCCGGGCATACAACTACGTTCAAAAATCCCCTATCCCGCTCTATACCAGCGCTCGTGCTGCAAAATCGATCCGGGAGAGATTCTGTTACATGTTCGGTGAAAATAAATATCCCGGCTCCACAAGCATAGACATCCGTGAAACAGATCAACCGTTTACTTTTAATGAGCTCACAATCACTCCGCTCACATATAACCATGGTTCCATTACGGTTCAGGGATACCGAATTGGAAATTTTTCTTATATGACCGACGTGAAAACAGTGCCTGAAGAGACTCAAAAAAAAATTACAGGCAGCGATGTACTTGTTCTAAGCGGATTGCGATGGGGACCGGAGCATCCCACACACCTGACGATCCCGGAAGCGGTTGAATTTGCCACAAAACTGAATATCCCAAAAACCTACCTGATTCACATGAACTCGTATGTGGATCACAAAGAGACAAACAAAAAGCTACCCGATCACATCCGGCTCGCTTACGATATGCTTGAAGTGAACATTCCTGCTTCCGATTGA
- the rimM gene encoding ribosome maturation factor RimM (Essential for efficient processing of 16S rRNA) — MTSRFFEIGRIGRARGLDGWVRFLPENSLVDEFLSESPIVYFKNDRGGFQPLRIEEFYTEEKKNQVSFFVKFDMITNRTDAESLNDKGIYSDRFDPLAELESNDSDTETDLSGYEIQYKSEVPGYVLDTFETPAHTILEVKTDSGSLLIPFVDEFIEQVNHEKNAIICRNLDQLMDE, encoded by the coding sequence ATGACATCCCGGTTCTTTGAAATCGGCCGTATTGGCCGTGCACGCGGACTCGATGGATGGGTCCGCTTTCTGCCTGAAAATTCTCTTGTAGATGAGTTTCTCTCAGAATCCCCGATTGTCTATTTCAAAAATGACCGGGGTGGTTTTCAACCGCTGAGAATTGAAGAGTTCTACACGGAAGAAAAAAAAAATCAGGTATCGTTCTTTGTAAAATTTGATATGATCACCAATCGCACGGATGCTGAGTCGCTTAACGACAAAGGAATCTACTCCGACCGATTCGATCCGCTTGCTGAGCTGGAATCGAACGATTCGGATACAGAAACCGATCTAAGTGGTTACGAAATCCAATACAAATCGGAAGTTCCCGGGTATGTGCTTGATACATTTGAAACACCTGCACATACAATCCTGGAAGTGAAAACCGACAGCGGTTCGCTGCTGATTCCGTTTGTGGATGAATTCATCGAACAGGTAAATCACGAAAAAAACGCGATTATCTGCCGAAATCTTGATCAGCTAATGGATGAGTAA
- a CDS encoding enoyl-ACP reductase has protein sequence MSDSKGYGLLKGKKGIIFGALDERSIAWRIALACKREGADFVLSNAPIALRLGTLDALGEETNAPIIPCDVSDEKDVEKLMQKVKEELGGVDFILHAIGMSPNVRKKREYTDLNYNWLNQTLDISAISLHKVLHFADKEGILNDGGSVVALSYIGAQRIFSKYSDMNDAKALLESIARNYGSRLAGRGIRVNTVSQAPTKTSAGTGIKGFDSMYTFADKIAPLGNPSADECADYCVTLFSDLTKKVTMQNLYHDGGFVTSGISEEMIDGLVKLYADEE, from the coding sequence ATGTCGGACTCTAAAGGATATGGATTATTAAAAGGTAAAAAGGGGATTATTTTTGGCGCGCTGGATGAGCGGAGCATCGCCTGGAGAATTGCTCTGGCCTGTAAGCGTGAGGGAGCTGATTTTGTTCTCTCCAACGCACCGATTGCCCTGCGCCTGGGTACGCTTGATGCGCTCGGTGAAGAGACCAACGCCCCGATTATTCCATGCGATGTATCAGATGAGAAAGATGTTGAAAAGCTGATGCAGAAGGTGAAAGAGGAGCTGGGCGGTGTAGATTTTATTCTTCACGCAATCGGGATGTCACCAAATGTGAGAAAAAAGAGGGAGTACACCGATCTGAATTACAACTGGTTAAACCAAACGCTCGATATTTCAGCAATATCCCTGCATAAAGTTCTTCATTTTGCGGATAAAGAGGGAATTTTGAATGATGGGGGCAGTGTAGTTGCGCTCTCCTATATCGGTGCACAGCGGATTTTCTCCAAATATTCCGATATGAACGATGCCAAGGCGCTGCTCGAAAGTATTGCGAGAAATTACGGAAGCCGGCTTGCCGGTCGCGGGATCCGGGTGAACACCGTATCGCAGGCGCCAACCAAAACAAGTGCGGGAACCGGTATTAAGGGATTTGACAGCATGTATACCTTCGCTGATAAAATTGCACCGTTAGGAAATCCAAGTGCGGATGAATGCGCCGATTACTGCGTGACGCTCTTTTCAGACCTTACGAAAAAAGTAACGATGCAGAATCTTTATCACGACGGCGGGTTTGTTACCTCCGGAATTTCCGAAGAGATGATCGACGGACTGGTGAAGCTTTACGCCGACGAAGAATAG
- the ffh gene encoding signal recognition particle protein, with translation MFEDLSSKIESAVQSLKGKSRITDVNIAETVREIRRALLDADVNLEVARKFTDDVKERVMGSDVLTSVNPGQQFTKIVFDEMVTMLGEERVDLNVSSKPPTVILIAGLQGSGKTTFAGKLARYLKEENNRTPILAAADVYRPAAINQLKTLAESINVPVYSIQQKDPVRVAREAVSMAKSLALDTVIIDTAGRLHVDEKMMDEVEQIKKAVDPDEILFVVDSMTGQDAVNTAKAFNDRIDFDGVVLTKLDGDTRGGAALSIRSVVAKPIKFMSTGEKLDALSPFYPDRLAQRILGMGDVVSLVEKAQSQYDEEQAQKLQKKIKSDKFDLEDFLDQIQKIKKMGNVSDLVGMIPGADKAVKDADLSDESFKPIEAIILSMTPEERQDPSLLNGSRRRRIAKGSGTTVREINELMKQFTQMKKMMKTMSKMNKMGRAMEGLKNLPFGK, from the coding sequence ATGTTTGAAGATTTGTCTTCTAAAATAGAATCCGCCGTTCAGTCACTGAAGGGTAAATCCAGGATCACGGATGTCAACATCGCCGAAACGGTGCGTGAGATCCGTCGTGCTCTGCTTGATGCAGATGTGAACCTGGAAGTTGCGCGCAAGTTCACAGATGATGTGAAAGAACGCGTTATGGGGTCCGATGTGCTTACCAGCGTAAATCCCGGCCAGCAATTCACGAAGATTGTCTTCGATGAGATGGTTACCATGCTTGGCGAAGAGCGCGTGGATCTGAATGTCTCCTCCAAACCTCCCACTGTTATTCTGATTGCAGGATTACAGGGATCCGGAAAAACAACGTTTGCCGGTAAACTTGCCCGATATCTTAAGGAAGAGAATAACAGAACTCCAATTCTGGCCGCTGCTGATGTCTATCGTCCGGCCGCCATCAATCAGCTAAAAACGCTGGCTGAATCCATTAATGTGCCTGTCTACTCCATCCAGCAAAAAGATCCCGTTCGTGTAGCCCGCGAAGCTGTATCCATGGCGAAAAGCCTTGCGCTCGACACCGTTATTATTGATACCGCAGGCCGTCTGCACGTGGATGAAAAGATGATGGACGAGGTAGAGCAGATTAAAAAAGCGGTAGATCCAGACGAAATTCTTTTTGTAGTGGATTCCATGACGGGTCAGGATGCCGTTAATACCGCCAAAGCATTTAACGACCGCATTGATTTTGACGGTGTTGTGCTCACCAAACTTGATGGTGATACCCGAGGCGGCGCTGCTCTTTCTATCCGATCGGTTGTAGCCAAGCCTATTAAATTTATGAGTACCGGTGAGAAGCTCGATGCGCTCTCCCCGTTTTACCCCGACCGGCTTGCACAGCGAATTCTCGGTATGGGCGATGTAGTGTCGCTTGTTGAAAAAGCCCAGTCGCAGTATGATGAAGAGCAGGCACAAAAGCTTCAAAAGAAAATAAAGTCTGATAAATTTGATCTGGAGGATTTCCTCGATCAGATTCAGAAAATTAAGAAAATGGGGAACGTATCCGACCTGGTCGGTATGATTCCCGGAGCTGATAAAGCGGTTAAAGATGCCGATCTCAGCGACGAATCGTTCAAACCCATCGAAGCGATCATCCTCTCGATGACACCTGAAGAAAGACAGGACCCATCTCTGTTGAACGGCAGCCGGAGACGCAGAATTGCAAAAGGATCCGGAACCACTGTTCGTGAAATCAATGAACTGATGAAGCAGTTCACCCAGATGAAGAAGATGATGAAGACAATGTCGAAAATGAACAAAATGGGCCGTGCTATGGAAGGGCTCAAAAACTTGCCGTTTGGCAAATGA
- a CDS encoding response regulator transcription factor — protein MSAHTILVVDDEQDLLDLIEYNLKKEGFRVLKAENGLEALNTAREQNPDLLLLDIMMPKMDGLEVCEKMRSDAELRHIPIIFLTARGDEKTEVEGLDLGADDYVTKPISTTKLISRIRAVLRRFSETEEEVNRLVVHDLEIDKDRYIVSRGEEEFQLPRKEFELLYYLAGRKGKVRDRQTLLNKVWGDNIYVVDRTVDVHVRKIREKLGDHYIETVKGVGYRFKE, from the coding sequence TTGTCAGCACACACCATATTAGTTGTCGACGATGAACAGGATCTTTTAGATCTGATTGAGTATAATCTGAAAAAAGAGGGGTTCAGAGTTTTAAAAGCTGAAAACGGCCTTGAAGCGTTGAACACCGCGAGGGAGCAAAACCCCGATCTTCTGCTTCTGGATATTATGATGCCCAAAATGGACGGTCTCGAAGTTTGTGAAAAGATGCGTTCTGATGCCGAACTTCGCCACATCCCGATCATTTTTCTAACGGCCCGGGGTGACGAAAAAACCGAGGTGGAAGGCCTCGATCTCGGTGCAGATGATTATGTGACCAAACCGATCAGCACAACCAAACTGATTTCCAGAATCAGGGCTGTTCTACGCAGGTTTAGCGAAACGGAAGAAGAGGTGAACAGGCTGGTTGTTCACGATCTGGAAATCGATAAAGACCGCTACATTGTTAGCCGCGGAGAGGAAGAATTTCAGCTGCCGCGAAAAGAGTTTGAACTGCTCTACTACCTGGCGGGACGAAAAGGAAAAGTTCGGGACCGGCAGACGCTGCTCAATAAAGTTTGGGGCGATAATATCTACGTGGTGGATCGAACGGTAGATGTTCACGTTCGCAAAATTCGGGAGAAACTCGGTGATCACTACATTGAAACCGTAAAGGGTGTGGGCTATAGATTTAAAGAATGA
- the ruvC gene encoding crossover junction endodeoxyribonuclease RuvC codes for MARKILGIDPGSRHTGYAVLTIEGTRYSSDVFGVLRMDKMESQTDRLQYIFEEVTAIIKDQQPDECAVETPIYGVDPLAMLKLGRAQAAAILAITNQKLPVEEYYPKAVKKAITGNGNASKKQVAFMLKRMMNLPEEKIGNDATDALAVAWCHHTKSGLSTPATGKKPSHQNNRKSSWAAFVQDNPDRIKKH; via the coding sequence ATGGCCCGAAAAATTCTTGGAATCGATCCCGGTTCACGACACACCGGGTATGCTGTGTTAACCATTGAGGGCACCCGCTACAGCTCTGATGTGTTTGGTGTGCTTCGGATGGACAAGATGGAGAGCCAAACAGATAGACTTCAATATATTTTTGAGGAGGTTACGGCGATCATAAAAGATCAGCAGCCCGACGAATGCGCTGTGGAAACACCGATTTACGGTGTGGATCCGCTTGCCATGCTGAAACTTGGCCGGGCCCAGGCCGCCGCTATTCTCGCCATCACCAATCAAAAACTGCCGGTGGAAGAGTACTATCCCAAGGCGGTAAAAAAGGCGATCACCGGAAATGGCAATGCCAGCAAAAAGCAGGTGGCATTTATGCTGAAACGGATGATGAATCTTCCGGAGGAGAAAATCGGGAACGACGCTACCGACGCACTGGCCGTGGCGTGGTGTCATCACACCAAATCGGGTTTATCTACACCTGCCACAGGAAAAAAACCATCTCACCAGAATAACCGAAAATCGAGCTGGGCCGCTTTTGTTCAAGACAACCCTGATCGCATCAAAAAACATTAA